The Sulfurospirillum halorespirans DSM 13726 genome has a window encoding:
- a CDS encoding ATP-binding protein: MKKKNVLNLIKYYAEKNDAGFRTEAYEIARYFDSIGNYQLSEYIMALLSDANTFSPQMNEEESAFFKKVEISNESLPLPEKIKDNIIGIVNAVGHNAGVNKFLFEGPPGTGKTESVKQIARILERELFMVEFSAIVDSKLGQTSKNISILFDEIRNLRNPKKAIILFDEIDAIAIDRINSNDLREMGRATSAVLKGLDNLNDNVILIATTNLYNAFDKALVRRFDSIIDFSQYTKEDLLEIGEIILNEFLNKFHFAGRNMRLFKKILGLLDPIPYPGELKNLIKSSLAFSDPNSEYNYLKRLYKTVTKNLNENNLKEIQDKGFTVRELEILTGISKSQISRELKGGLSNE; encoded by the coding sequence ATGAAGAAAAAAAATGTTTTAAATTTAATAAAATATTATGCAGAAAAAAATGATGCTGGATTTAGAACCGAAGCTTATGAAATAGCTCGCTATTTCGATAGTATTGGAAATTACCAGCTTTCAGAGTATATCATGGCACTATTATCTGATGCCAATACGTTTTCACCACAAATGAATGAAGAGGAATCAGCTTTTTTTAAAAAAGTAGAAATATCCAATGAGTCATTACCTCTTCCCGAAAAAATAAAAGACAATATTATTGGAATTGTCAATGCGGTTGGACACAATGCAGGTGTAAACAAATTCTTGTTCGAGGGTCCACCAGGAACAGGAAAAACGGAAAGTGTTAAGCAAATTGCACGAATACTTGAACGTGAACTTTTCATGGTTGAATTTAGTGCGATTGTCGATAGTAAGCTTGGACAGACATCAAAGAACATATCAATTCTATTTGATGAAATACGCAATTTAAGAAACCCAAAAAAGGCTATTATTCTATTTGATGAAATTGATGCTATTGCCATTGATAGGATTAATTCTAATGATTTAAGAGAAATGGGAAGAGCAACATCTGCAGTGTTAAAAGGCTTGGATAACCTTAACGATAATGTCATCTTGATAGCTACTACAAATTTATATAATGCCTTTGATAAGGCACTTGTTCGCAGATTCGATTCTATTATTGATTTTAGTCAATACACAAAAGAAGATTTACTCGAGATTGGCGAAATTATATTGAACGAATTTCTAAACAAATTTCACTTTGCAGGTAGAAATATGCGGTTATTTAAAAAAATACTTGGACTTTTAGATCCTATTCCTTATCCCGGAGAACTGAAAAATCTAATTAAATCTTCGTTGGCTTTTAGCGACCCTAATAGTGAGTACAACTATTTAAAAAGGTTGTATAAAACAGTAACAAAAAATCTTAATGAAAATAATTTAAAAGAGATACAAGATAAAGGGTTCACTGTTAGAGAGCTGGAAATATTAACTGGCATCTCAAAAAGCCAAATATCGAGAGAATTAAAGGGAGGATTGTCAAATGAATAG
- a CDS encoding S8 family peptidase, which produces MNSLLQLKGTFEQENRSPSFRKAILPANGIVTSSHLESLKKNLTNLKQFWIKETICNGALVSAYYNKVAAKSNRISWLLSDGKNKANKTIVGARFTDDGSKHIITHYVQHEVLNTSISQLDLCINVLNRDFDGIMTKEKNESINAQESKYEPDGILKSNFTQIIVDAYYIEKFDTFVANDESIGNAIITLFKTDNEAITLLKKIGIDLQYTSVLDETTILLQPDDLELLKKKAPYLISMAVSDLSLIDSCDFDFVNEKVFSIPNPTNEPVIGVIDTLFDNNVYFAEWVEYHDMLSADIPKQPVDYKHGTAISSIIVDGHNSNPKLDDGCGRFRVRHFGVASARQFSSFSIMKNIEEIIIKNKDIKVWNLSLGSKLEVNKNFISPEAAILDRIQYENNIIFIIAGTNRTVSDPKIMRIGTPADSINSIVVNSVSNDNKPTEYSRCGPVLSFFTKPDISFYGGDDKSPVRVCTSTGEGLVSGTSYAAPWIARKMCYLINILGLSREVAKALIIHASTGWEKQKISSTLIGHGIVPKRIEDIVQSPDDEIQFILSGVSEKYNTYNYNIPVPINKEQHPFIAKATLCYFPYCSRTQGVDYTNTELDISLGRINGTKIKTINNNYQIDAADHFTSEEEARKNFRKWDNIKHIREVSTKGVRDKKAYDTKGLWGVSLKTKERLDEKYGEGINFGLIVSLKEIHGINRIEEFIRHCSLRGWLVNKIEINTRIDIYNISEETIDFDDKF; this is translated from the coding sequence ATGAATAGCCTTTTACAATTAAAAGGGACTTTTGAGCAAGAAAATAGAAGTCCTAGCTTTAGGAAGGCAATTCTTCCGGCAAATGGAATTGTTACCAGTTCACATTTGGAAAGTTTAAAGAAAAATTTGACTAATTTAAAGCAATTTTGGATAAAAGAAACTATATGCAACGGAGCATTAGTAAGTGCATATTATAATAAAGTTGCTGCGAAAAGCAATCGCATTAGTTGGTTGCTTTCAGATGGAAAAAATAAAGCCAATAAAACCATTGTAGGTGCTAGATTTACTGATGATGGTTCCAAACATATTATTACACATTATGTACAGCATGAAGTTTTAAATACATCCATATCCCAACTTGACTTATGTATAAATGTACTCAACCGCGATTTTGATGGTATTATGACAAAAGAGAAAAATGAAAGTATTAACGCACAAGAAAGTAAATATGAACCGGATGGAATTCTCAAATCTAACTTTACTCAAATAATTGTAGATGCGTACTATATTGAAAAATTTGATACTTTTGTCGCAAATGATGAATCTATTGGCAATGCAATTATTACCTTATTCAAAACAGATAATGAAGCAATAACTTTATTAAAAAAAATTGGAATAGATTTACAATACACTAGTGTATTAGACGAGACTACGATCTTATTGCAACCCGATGATCTTGAATTACTCAAAAAGAAAGCTCCTTATTTAATATCAATGGCAGTAAGCGATTTATCATTGATAGACAGCTGTGATTTTGATTTTGTTAATGAAAAGGTTTTTTCTATTCCAAATCCAACTAATGAACCAGTTATAGGGGTGATCGATACCTTATTTGATAATAATGTTTACTTTGCTGAATGGGTTGAGTATCATGATATGTTGTCTGCCGATATACCGAAGCAACCAGTTGACTACAAGCATGGAACAGCAATTTCTTCAATAATCGTAGATGGGCATAATTCGAATCCTAAGTTGGATGACGGTTGTGGGAGATTTCGAGTACGCCACTTTGGTGTTGCAAGTGCAAGGCAATTCAGCTCATTTTCTATTATGAAAAATATCGAAGAGATTATTATAAAAAATAAAGATATAAAAGTTTGGAACTTATCACTAGGATCAAAACTTGAGGTTAATAAAAATTTTATTTCTCCTGAAGCTGCTATCCTTGATAGAATCCAATATGAAAATAATATAATATTTATCATTGCAGGCACTAATAGAACAGTAAGTGATCCTAAAATAATGAGAATAGGCACTCCCGCTGATTCGATTAACTCTATTGTCGTTAACTCAGTATCAAATGACAACAAACCGACAGAATATTCAAGATGTGGTCCTGTATTATCTTTTTTTACAAAGCCAGATATTAGTTTTTATGGTGGCGATGATAAGTCTCCAGTACGAGTTTGTACTTCTACTGGTGAAGGGCTTGTAAGTGGGACATCCTATGCTGCACCTTGGATTGCGCGAAAAATGTGTTATCTGATCAATATATTAGGATTAAGTCGAGAAGTTGCGAAAGCTCTAATAATACATGCATCAACAGGCTGGGAAAAGCAAAAAATAAGTTCTACATTAATTGGCCATGGCATCGTTCCAAAGAGAATTGAAGATATTGTTCAATCACCAGATGATGAAATACAATTTATTTTGTCAGGTGTTTCAGAAAAATACAATACTTACAATTACAATATTCCTGTACCAATAAATAAAGAACAACATCCTTTTATAGCCAAAGCAACACTATGCTATTTTCCTTATTGTTCTAGAACCCAAGGAGTCGATTACACAAATACTGAACTTGATATTTCACTTGGACGAATCAATGGTACAAAAATAAAAACGATCAACAATAATTACCAAATTGATGCTGCTGATCATTTTACATCAGAAGAAGAAGCAAGAAAAAATTTTAGGAAATGGGATAATATTAAACATATCCGTGAAGTCTCTACAAAAGGAGTTCGTGACAAAAAAGCTTATGATACTAAAGGATTATGGGGCGTTAGTTTAAAAACAAAAGAGCGTCTTGATGAAAAATATGGTGAAGGAATAAATTTTGGCTTAATTGTAAGCCTAAAAGAAATACATGGCATAAATAGAATTGAAGAATTTATCAGACACTGTTCTTTGCGTGGTTGGTTAGTGAATAAAATTGAAATTAATACCCGAATTGATATTTATAATATTTCAGAGGAAACAATCGATTTTGATGACAAGTTTTAA
- a CDS encoding tyrosine-type recombinase/integrase, producing MTHELIEAEIIETLPIKRGKQEIVPIQQEDAEDDIKYLSVAELNTLLSISDSSYRLAWLVCYETASRISEALKLTFGDLNLETNRLKVINLKQRKKNSFRLIKISDRLKSLILQEQLSRNANKDNFILKNRDRTTYNYAFIRYATQANIERERAHPHTLRHSRAIHLLDSGANIVLVSNALGHKSIKSTLIYLKYSNQELDKALENANAKLY from the coding sequence ATGACACACGAACTTATTGAAGCAGAAATTATTGAGACGTTGCCTATCAAAAGAGGCAAACAAGAGATTGTACCTATTCAGCAAGAGGATGCTGAAGATGACATCAAATACCTCTCCGTTGCAGAGTTAAACACTTTGCTATCCATCAGTGATTCATCCTACCGCTTAGCATGGCTTGTATGTTATGAAACAGCAAGCCGTATCTCTGAAGCACTCAAGCTTACGTTTGGTGATCTCAATTTAGAGACCAATCGATTGAAAGTTATCAACCTCAAGCAGCGCAAGAAAAACAGCTTTCGCCTCATTAAAATCAGCGATAGGCTGAAGTCTTTGATATTACAAGAGCAACTCTCACGTAATGCCAACAAAGATAACTTTATCCTCAAAAATCGTGATAGAACAACCTACAACTATGCGTTTATCAGATATGCCACTCAAGCAAATATCGAAAGAGAGCGAGCGCATCCACATACCTTACGTCACTCTCGTGCCATTCACCTTTTGGACTCAGGCGCTAATATCGTTTTGGTTAGCAATGCCCTTGGTCATAAGAGTATTAAGAGCACTTTGATCTATTTGAAATATTCTAATCAAGAGTTGGATAAGGCGCTGGAGAATGCAAATGCAAAGTTATATTAA
- a CDS encoding restriction endonuclease has translation MNVYDDFFRHISPEDWEFFAIDFLVSNGFLIINYPSRGSDGGSDGIVEYNNIKYIVSCKHYLNSGKSIGTDIEQSILDRTYQHGANGFIGFYSTLVSSSLQNRLNQLKDKINILIYDRNIISNYLPKISSSILQKYGLPNQFQYILNVAKKDYKPLNCLICSKDILQDENISFSMALITKNKNDEFEYLYGCKNCIRDIPDRGWCEINQVLHLEQLNGWLYYVDELVKNANVSNQFYKNKNDFESRLQQKLFPSNWGQWLPL, from the coding sequence ATGAATGTATATGATGATTTTTTTAGACACATATCACCAGAAGATTGGGAATTTTTTGCAATAGATTTTTTAGTATCTAATGGCTTTTTAATTATTAATTATCCTTCAAGAGGATCTGATGGTGGAAGTGATGGTATTGTAGAATATAATAATATAAAGTATATAGTTAGCTGCAAGCATTACTTGAACTCAGGTAAATCTATAGGTACAGATATTGAACAATCAATTTTAGATAGGACATATCAACATGGAGCTAATGGATTTATTGGGTTTTATTCTACTCTTGTTTCAAGTTCTCTGCAAAATAGGCTGAACCAGTTAAAAGACAAAATTAATATATTAATCTATGATAGAAACATAATAAGTAATTATCTACCAAAAATCTCAAGTTCTATATTACAGAAATATGGTTTACCTAATCAATTTCAATATATTTTAAATGTTGCAAAAAAAGATTATAAACCTTTAAATTGTTTGATATGTAGTAAAGATATTCTACAAGATGAAAATATTAGTTTTTCTATGGCACTTATTACAAAAAATAAAAATGATGAATTTGAATACCTATATGGATGTAAAAATTGTATAAGAGATATTCCTGATAGGGGTTGGTGTGAAATTAATCAAGTTTTACATTTAGAACAACTTAATGGATGGTTATATTATGTTGATGAATTAGTCAAAAATGCAAACGTATCAAATCAATTTTATAAAAATAAAAATGATTTTGAAAGTAGATTACAACAAAAGCTATTTCCATCAAATTGGGGTCAATGGTTGCCACTATAA